In Peromyscus maniculatus bairdii isolate BWxNUB_F1_BW_parent chromosome 9, HU_Pman_BW_mat_3.1, whole genome shotgun sequence, one genomic interval encodes:
- the Zfhx2 gene encoding zinc finger homeobox protein 2, translating into MATLNSASSSGTVPSPGHDAPSPPPDTSSSSTSDPVTKDPPDASSPSESVRSSEPGGELLESGCGLVPPKEIGDPQEEPGCGHIPPKDLRVEKEEEEEEGTLPLDLSNHLFIAAGGEAYLLAKPSLSGGSELLLPKGFPWDEASDKEEPSLPLLAHFPSSHLTALHIQHGFDPTQGFSSSDQILSHDTSAPSLAACEGRDGSFWSYQLVPNPTEDPKDGPMGSRWGDHRALFWICLLCRLGFGRLRAFIGHTRSHGVKLSPAHHQGLLGSPAVLQEGDDGGMAFLSFLEPKPLACPSPKVPENSTVTMETNGAQSEDGPPEADMQALVLPAEEVMALSPPSPPTALATWDPSPTQAKESPVSRGEAGPDWFPEGQEEDGGLCLPLNQSSPTSKEVATTLPAPGGSPDDTSDLPQSCRLIDDYPPAPAAFQGLSLSSHMSLLHSRNSCKTLKCPKCNWHYKYQQTLDVHMREKHPESNSHCSYCSAGGAHPRLARGESYNCGYKPYRCDVCNYSTTTKGNLSIHMQSDKHLANLQGFQAGPGGQGSPPEASLPPPAAAAAAAGGDKEPKTKSSWQCKVCSYETNISRNLRIHMTSEKHMQNVLMLHQGLPLGLPPGLVGPGPPPPPATAPTNPPELFQYFGPQALGQPQTPMPGPGLRPDKPLEAQLLLNGFHHLGAPARKFPTTAPGSLSPETHLPPSQLLGSSSDGLPTSPSPDDSPPLKVFRCLVCQAFGTDSLELLLYHCSIGRSLPEAEWKEVAGDTHRCKLCCYGTQLKANFQLHLKTDKHTQKYQLAAHLREGGGAAGTPSPLPLGDGAAYGSVSPLHLRCNICDFESNSKEKMQLHARGSAHEENSQVYKFLLEMEGAEAGPEPGLYRCLLCAWATPSRLAVLQHLRTPAHRDAQAQRRLRLLQNGPAAEEGLSALQSILSFSHGRLRTPGKADTPFSKPPTSEKDAQNKTEHLASGVTEDRTGLSTDAANQITVYCCPYCSFLSPESDQVRVHTLSQHAVQPKYRCPLCQEQLVGRPALHFHLSHLHNVVPECVEKLLLVATTVEMTFATKMLPGPTPTPVEDGLERPTPGPEPPASRDQVAESSNLTPEASPDPPPPPPEPPLAAAEGPEKPSGSPDQPSSPVPSPLPQLDAQVEEVAPPPAMAEEEEGALGEARSVEPSPADSRHPLTYRKTTNFALDKFLDPARPYKCTVCKESFTQKNILLVHYNSVSHLHKMKKAAIDPSCPARGESGIPPPTTATSDKPFKCTVCRVSYNQSSTLEIHMRSVLHQTRSRGAKADAKAEGSERSQDELKEGEPEGEVLPEKKGPEPGGFMSGLPFLSPPPPPLDLHRFPAPLFTPPVLPPFPLVPESLLKLQQQQLLLPFYLHDLKVGPKLALASPAPMLSLPAATPPPLPAPPKAELAEQEWERPLIAEEGGEAGPSSPPHASPNEAARTAAKALLENFGFELVIQYNEGKQAVPPPPTPPPPESLGGGDKLACGACGKLFSNMLILKTHEEHVHRRFLPFEALSRYAAQFRKSYDSLYPPPAEPPKPPDGSLESPPQLGPPFMVPEPEVGGIHTSSEERSLAGAHWAPEEEEGSRGSLPPTTVPTGRRFSRTKFTEFQTQALQSFFETSAYPKDGEVERLASLLGLASRVVVVWFQNARQKARKNACEGGPVAAGGGTGVHSGCRRCHATFACVFELVRHLKKCYDDQPPEEEEAEAGEEEEEVEEEEVEERNPDPADGRGGPSPELHAGGEDLNQAEPTRPEGKESEGKASPPPPAHTCEQCAVSFPSQDLLAAHHRLHFPPSSSAQPNAASQLLDLPLLVLGERHPGASGPSSATGTPLKRKHDDGSLSPTGSEAGGGGEGEPPKDKRLRTTILPEQLEILYRWYMQDSNPTRKMLDCISEEVGLKKRVVQVWFQNTRARERKGQFRSTPGGVAGPAVKPTVTPTPAPFPKFNLLLSKIEDDTGKEAPKREAPAFPYPAVTPAAGPLSFLPPGKEAAVPTPEPPPPLPAPALSEDEGPEEPSKVSPESEACSPSAGDLSDSSASSLAEPESPGAGGTSGGPGGGTGVPDGMGQRRYRTQMSSLQLKIMKACYEAYRTPTMQECEVLGEEIGLPKRVIQVWFQNARAKEKKAKLQGTAPAGSGGSSSSSEGTLAAQRTDCPYCDVKYDFYVSCRGHLFSRQHLAKLKEAVRAQLKSESKCYDLAPAPEAPLAPKGPPATTPASVPLGASPTLPRLAPVLLPGPALAQPPLGSIASFNSGPAASSGLLGLATSVLPATTVVQTAGPGRPLPQRPVSNQTNSSADPTPGPAPEPPGDKVSGERKPVATLPNSSTDALKNLKALKATVPALLGGQFLPFPLPPSGGAAPPAVFGPQLQGAYFQQLYGMKKGLFPMNPVIPQTLIGLLPNALLQPPPQAPEPTATAPPKPPELPAPREGESGEADELLTGSAGISTVDVTHRYLCRQCKMAFDGEAPAAAHQRSFCFFGRGSGGPMPPPLRVPVCTYHCLACEVLLSGREALASHLRSSAHRRKAAPPPGGPPITVTNSATAVPAAVAFAKEEARLPHTDPNPKTTTTSTLVAL; encoded by the exons ATGGCCACCCTTAACTCAGCCTCGTCCTCCGGTACCGTTCCTTCTCCTGGGCACGATGCTCCGTCCCCACCTCCAgacacctcctcctccagcacctctGATCCTGTCACCAAAGATCCCCCTGATGCCTCCTCCCCCTCTGAGAGTGTAAGGTCCTCAGAGCCAGGGGGAGAGCTTCTGGAGTCAGGCTGTGGCCTTGTTCCACCAAAGGAGATTGGAGATCCCCAAGAAGAGCCTGGCTGTGGTCACATCCCACCAAAGGACCTCAGggtggaaaaggaggaggaggaagaggaaggaacccTTCCTTTGGACCTAAGCAACCACTTATTCATTGCAGCTGGAGGTGAGGCCTACCTGCTGGCCAAGCCGTCCCTGTCAGGTGGCAGTGAACTCTTGTTACCAAAGGGCTTCCCCTGGGATGAGGCAAGCGACAAGGAAGAGCCCAGCCTGCCCCTCCTCGCCCATTTCCCCTCCTCACACCTTACCGCCCTTCACATCCAGCATGGCTTTGACCCAACCCAAGGCTTTAGCTCTTCTGACCAAATTTTGTCCCATGATACCTCAGCGCCATCTCTGGCCGcctgtgagggaagggatggatcCTTCTGGAGCTACCAGCTGGTTCCAAACCCAACCGAAGATCCCAAAGATGGCCCCATGGGGAGCCGATGGGGAGACCACAGGGCACTGTTCTGGATCTGCCTTCTATGCCGCCTGGGTTTCGGCAGGCTCCGGGCCTTTATAGGTCACACACGTTCTCATGGAGTGAAGCTGAGCCCTGCCCACCACCAGGGCTTGCTGGGCAGCCCAGCCGTACTTCAGGAAGGTGACGATGGCGGCATGGCCTTCCTTAGCTTTCTGGAACCAAAACCCCTTGCTTGCCCTTCTCCTAAAGTCCCTGAGAACAGCACAGTGACCATGGAGACGAACGGAGCCCAGTCTGAGGATGGCCCCCCAGAGGCAGACATGCAGGCCCTTGTTCTCCCTGCTGAAGAAGTTATGGCCCTCAGCCCACCATCCCCACCCACAGCCCTAGCcacctgggaccccagcccaaCCCAAGCCAAAGAATCACCAGTATCCAGAGGCGAGGCAGGGCCAGACTGGTTCCCTGAGGGCCAAGAAGAGGATGGagggctctgcctcccactcaACCAAAGCTCACCCACCTCGAAGGAGGTCGCCACCACGCTCCCAGCTCCGGGAGGGTCTCCTGACGACACCAGCGACCTGCCTCAGTCCTGCCGCCTGATCGATGACTACCCTCCGGCCCCTGCAGCCTTCCAgggcctcagcctctccagccaCATGTCCTTGCTGCACTCGCGCAACTCCTGCAAGACTCTCAAGTGTCCCAAGTGCAACTGGCACTACAAGTACCAGCAGACCCTGGACGTGCACATGCGGGAGAAGCACCCGGAGAGCAACAGCCACTGCAGCTACTGCAGCGCCGGCGGCGCCCACCCCCGCCTCGCTCGCGGGGAGAGCTACAACTGCGGCTACAAGCCCTACCGCTGCGACGTCTGCAactactccaccaccaccaaaggCAACCTCAGCATCCACATGCAGTCCGACAAGCACCTGGCCAACCTGCAGGGCTTCCAGGCGGGGCCTGGCGGCCAGGGGAGTCCCCCAGAGGCCTCCCTCCCGCccccagccgccgccgccgccgccgccggaggGGACAAAGAGCCCAAGACCAAATCATCCTGGCAGTGCAAAGTGTGCAGCTACGAAACCAACATCTCCCGGAACCTGCGGATCCACATGACTTCCGAGAAACACATGCAAAACGTCCTGATGCTGCACCAGGGGCTGCCGCTCGGCCTGCCGCCGGGGCTGGTGGGGCCgggaccccctcccccaccggcGACTGCCCCCACCAACCCCCCTGAACTCTTCCAGTACTTTGGGCCCCAGGCCCTAGGACAGCCTCAGACGCCCATGCCTGGGCCGGGGCTGAGGCCCGACAAACCCCTTGAAGCCCAGCTGCTTCTCAATGGTTTCCACCACCTTGGAGCACCTGCCCGCAAGTTCCCCACAACTG ccCCCGGCAGCCTCTCCCCTGAGACCCATCTGCCACCAAGTCAGCTCCTGGGCTCCTCATCCGATGGCCTGCCCACTTCGCCCTCCCCAGACGACAGCCCACCCCTGAAGGTGTTCCGCTGCCTGGTGTGCCAGGCCTTCGGCACCGACAGCCTGGAGCTGCTGCTTTACCACTGCAGCATAGGCCGGAGCCTCCCAGAGGCCGAATGGAAGGAGGTGGCCGGCGACACCCACCGCTGCAAGCTCTGCTGCTACGGCACCCAGCTCAAGGCCAACTTCCAGCTCCACCTCAAGACCGACAAGCACACCCAGAAGTACCAGCTAGCAGCCCACCTGCGGGAGGGGGGTGGAGCCGCGGGCACGCCTTCCCCGCTGCCCCTGGGGGACGGGGCTGCTTACGGCTCCGTCTCCCCCCTCCACCTGCGCTGCAACATCTGTGACTTCGAGTCCAACAGCAAAGAGAAGATGCAGCTGCATGCCCGCGGGTCAGCCCACGAAGAAAACAGCCAGGTCTACAAG TTTCTCCTGGAAATGGAGGGAGCAGAGGCGGGGCCAGAGCCGGGCCTCTACCGCTGCCTGTTGTGCGCCTGGGCCACACCCTCCCGCCTCGCCGTGCTCCAGCATCTCCGCACACCTGCCCACCGCGACGCCCAGGCCCAGAGGCGTCTGCGGCTGCTACAAAACGGCCCGGCCGCCGaagaaggactctcagctcttcaGAGCATCCTGAGCTTCAGCCATGGGCGGCTCCGAACTCCTG GGAAGGCTGACACCCCCTTCTCTAAGCCGCCCACCTCTGAGAAAGATGCCCAGAACAAGACAGAACATTTGG CTTCTGGCGTGACAGAGGACAGAACCGGCCTTTCCACAGACGCTGCCAACCAGATCACG GTATACTGCTGTCCATACTGCAGCTTCCTGAGCCCAGAGTCTGACCAGGTGAGGGTCCATACACTCTCCCAGCATGCCGTGCAGCCCAAGTACAGGTGCCCACTCTGCCAGGAGCAGCTGGTGGGCCGGCCTGCCCTGCACTTCCACCTCAGCCACCTTCACAACGTGGTGCCCGAGTGCGTTGAGAAGCTGCTGCTTGTG GCCACCACCGTAGAGATGACCTTCGCAACCAAAATGCTACCTGGACCCACACCAACCCCTGTGGAGGATGGCCTAGAACGCCCCACTCCTGGACCAGAGCCCCCTGCCAGCAGAGACCAGGTAGCAG AAAGCTCTAACCTGACTCCAGAGGCCAGCccagatcctcctcctcctcctcctgagcctCCCCTGGCAGCAGCCGAGGGCCCAGAGAAGCCCTCGGGGAGCCCTGATCAGCCCTCTTCTCCAGTCCCGTCTCCGCTCCCTCAGCTTGATGCCCAAGTCGAAGAAGTGGCTCCGCCCCCCGCCatggctgaggaggaagagggagcccTGGGGGAGGCGCGCTCCGTAGAGCCATCGCCAGCTGACTCTCGCCACCCTCTAACCTATCGGAAGACCACCAACTTCGCCCTGGACAAATTCCTTGACCCTGCCCGTCCCTACAAGTGTACTGTGTGTAAGGAGTCCTTCACCCAGAAGAACATCCTCCTGGTTCATTATAATTCCGTCTCCCACCTCCACAAGATGAAGAAGGCTGCCATTGACCCCTCGTGCCCTGCCCGAGGGGAGTCGGGCATCCCGCCACCCACCACCGCTACGTCGGACAAGCCCTTCAAGTGCACGGTCTGCCGAGTGTCCTACAACCAGAGCTCCACCCTGGAGATCCACATGCGGTCCGTTCTGCACCAGACTCGCTCCAGGGGGGCCAAGGCTGATGCCAAGGCTGAAGGATCGGAGCGCAGCCAAGACGAGCTCAAGGAAGGCGAGCCTGAGGGCGAGGTGCTCCCTGAGAAGAAAGGCCCCGAGCCCGGGGGCTTCATGTCTGGACtgcccttcctgtctccaccacccccTCCCTTGGACCTGCACCGGTTCCCAGCCCCCCTCTTCACCCCACCCGTGCTGCCCCCCTTCCCTCTGGTTCCGGAATCGCTGCTTaagctccagcagcagcagctgctcctGCCCTTCTACCTCCATGACCTCAAGGTGGGGCCCAAGCTGGCCCTGGCTAGTCCTGCGCCCATGCTGTCCCTCCCAGCTGCCACCCCGCCTCCTCTCCCCGCACCCCCCAAGGCTGAGCTGGCTGAGCAGGAATGGGAGCGGCCCCTCATCGCTGAAGAGGGGGGTGAAGCGGGGCCCTCCTCACCGCCCCACGCGTCGCCCAATGAGGCTGCCCGCACGGCCGCCAAGGCCCTTCTAGAAAACTTCGGCTTTGAGTTAGTGATTCAGTACAACGAGGGGAAGCAGGCAGTGCCCCCGCCCCCAACGCCGCCTCCCCCAGAGTCTCTGGGCGGTGGAGACAAGCTGGCCTGCGGGGCCTGCGGGAAACTCTTCTCCAACATGCTGATCCTCAAGACGCACGAGGAACACGTTCACCGCCGCTTCCTGCCCTTTGAGGCCCTGAGTCGTTACGCTGCCCAGTTTCGAAAGAGCTATGACAGCCTGTACCCGCCCCCAGCTGAGCCCCCCAAACCTCCGGATGGGTCCCTGGAGTCACCTCCCCAGCTGGGCCCGCCTTTCATGGTTCCAGAGCCCGAAGTCGGAGGGATCCACACGTCATCGGAGGAGCGAAGTCTGGCAGGAGCGCACTGGGCCccggaggaagaggaaggctccaGGGGCAGCCTTCCTCCCACGACGGTGCCCACCGGCCGCCGGTTCTCCAGGACCAAGTTCACCGAGTTCCAGACCCAGGCGCTGCAGTCTTTCTTTGAGACCAGCGCCTACCCCAAGGATGGAGAGGTGGAGCGGCTCGCCAGTCTCTTGGGTCTGGCCAGTCGCGTGGTGGTAGTGTGGTTCCAGAATGCCCGCCAGAAAGCCCGCAAAAATGCCTGTGAGGGTGGGCCGGTGGCGGCCGGAGGGGGCACCGGGGTGCACTCGGGCTGCAGGCGCTGCCACGCCACCTTCGCCTGCGTTTTCGAGTTAGTTCGGCACCTCAAGAAGTGCTATGATGACCAGcctcctgaggaggaggaggccgaggcaggggaggaggaagaggaggtggaggaagaagaggtggaggagcGGAACCCCGACCCCGCTGACGGGCGTGGTGGCCCGTCACCCGAACTGCACGCAGGTGGGGAAGACCTGAACCAAGCAGAGCCGACGAGGCCGGAGGGCAAAGAGTCTGAAGGGAAGGCGTCCCCACCACCTCCCGCCCACACCTGTGAGCAGTGTGCCGTTTCCTTCCCCAGCCAGGACCTCCTGGCCGCTCACCACCGACTCCATTTCCCACCATCGTCGTCGGCGCAGCCCAATGCTGCATCACAGCTcctggacctgcctctgctggtgTTGGGGGAGCGACACCCTGGAGCATCGGGCCCCTCGTCGGCGACGGGGACGCCCCTCAAGCGGAAGCACGACGATGGCAGTCTGTCTCCCACAGGCAGTGAAGCAGGGGGTGGAGGCGAGGGCGAACCCCCCAAAGACAAGCGCCTGCGCACTACCATCCTGCCCGAGCAGCTGGAGATCCTGTACCGCTGGTACATGCAGGACTCCAACCCCACGCGGAAGATGCTCGACTGCATCTCTGAGGAGGTGGGGCTCAAAAAGCGAGTGGTGCAGGTCTGGTTCCAGAACACCCGAGCCCGCGAGAGGAAAGGCCAGTTTCGAAGCACCCCTGGGGGAGTCGCTGGTCCGGCGGTGAAACCCACCGTTACGCCCACCCCAGCGCCCTTCCCCAAATTCAACCTCCTGTTGAGCAAGATAGAAGATGACACCGGGAAGGAAGCCCCAAAGAGAGAGGCCCCTGCTTTCCCCTACCCGGCAGTCACCCCGGCTGCCGGGCCTCTGTCGTTCCTACCACCAGGGAAAGAGGCCGCAGTGCCAACACCAGAGCCCCCTCCGCCCCTCCCAGCTCCCGCACTCAGTGAGGATGAAGGCCCAGAGGAACCCTCTAAAGTATCTCCAGAAAGCGAGGCTTGCAGTCCATCGGCAGGAGACCTGAGTGACTCATCTGCTTCCAGCCTGGCTGAACCAgagtcccctggggctggagggaccAGCGGGGGACCAGGAGGTGGGACTGGGGTTCCCGATGGGATGGGGCAGCGGCGATACAGGACCCAGATGAGCAGCTTGCAGCTGAAGATCATGAAAGCCTGCTACGAAGCCTACCGCACCCCTACTATGCAGGAGTGTGAGGTGCTGGGGGAGGAAATCGGACTGCCCAAGAGAGTCATTCAGGTCTGGTTCCAAAACGCTCGTGCCAAGGAGAAGAAAGCCAAACTGCAGGGGACCGCGCCTGCAGGCAGcgggggcagcagcagcagcagcgagggCACCTTGGCGGCCCAGCGCACCGACTGCCCTTACTGCGATGTCAAGTACGACTTCTACGTCTCCTGCCGGGGCCACCTCTTCTCCCGACAGCACCTGGCCAAGCTCAAGGAGGCAGTCCGAGCCCAGCTCAAGAGTGAAAGCAAATGCTATGACTTGGCTCCGGCCCCCGAGGCCCCGCTGGCTCCCAAAGGGCCGCCCGCCACCACCCCTGCCTCTGTGCCCTTGGGGGCTTCCCCGACCCTGCCTCGCCTGGCCCCTGTCCTCTTGCCAGGCCCAGCTCTGGCCCAGCCACCGCTCGGAAGCATAGCTTCTTTCAATTCAG GCCCTGCAGCCTCCTCAGGCCTCCTCGGCCTCGCCACTTCGGTCCTGCCTGCCACCACAGTGGTCCAGACTGCTGGTCCAGGCCGCCCCTTACCTCAGAGACCCGTGTCCAACCAAACCAACAGCTCTGCTGACCCCACCCCTGGCCCAGCGCCTGAGCCCCCAGGAGACAAAGTCTCCGGTGAGCGAAAGCCGGTGGCAACCCTTCCCAACTCCTCCACGGATGCGCTCAAGAACCTGAAAGCACTGAAGGCCACTGTCCCCGCCCTGCTGGGGGGCCAGTTCCTGCCCTTCCCATTGCCCCCGTCAGGCGGGGCGGCTCCACCCGCCGTCTTTGGCCCCCAGTTACAGGGGGCCTACTTCCAACAGCTTTACGGCATGAAGAAGGGGCTGTTCCCCATGAACCCAGTGATACCTCAGACCCTCATTGGGCTGCTCCCCAATGCCCTCCTCCAGCCACCACCCCAAGCCCCCGAGCCTACAGCCACAGCACCCCCAAAGCCCCCCGAGCTGCCGGCTCCCCGGGAAGGGGAAAGCGGTGAGGCCGACGAGCTGCTGACAGGCAGCGCCGGCATCTCCACCGTCGATGTCACTCACCGCTACCTGTGCCGTCAGTGCAAGATGGCATTTGACGGCgaggcccccgccgccgcccaccagagatccttctgcttctttgGGCGGGGTTCCGGGGGTCCCATGCCTCCCCCGCTGCGGGTACCCGTCTGCacctaccactgcctggcctgcgAGGTGCTGCTGAGCGGGCGCGAGGCCCTGGCCTCCCATCTGCGCTCCTCAGCCCACAGGCGCAAGGCAGCCCCACCCCCCGGAGGCCCCCCCATCACCGTCACCAACAGCGCCACTGCTGTCCCGGCTGCGGTGGCCTTTGCCAAAGAGGAAGCAAGATTACCTCACACGGACCCCAACCCCAAAACTACTACTACCTCTACACTTGTAGCTTTATAA